A part of Nocardioides sp. WS12 genomic DNA contains:
- the nirD gene encoding nitrite reductase small subunit NirD, with product MTETHPLVEPVETLETIDTVVCRLDQIRKESGVTALVAGEAVAVFRTYDDEVYALSNFDPFGKASVLSRGIVGTKTVVVDGVEEQVPFVASPLLKQPFDLRTGICLDNAEVSVPTYDVRVIDGVVAVGAQRGTIAT from the coding sequence ATGACCGAAACGCACCCGTTGGTCGAGCCTGTCGAGACCCTCGAGACCATCGACACCGTGGTGTGTCGCCTTGATCAGATCCGCAAGGAGTCCGGCGTGACCGCGCTCGTCGCGGGGGAGGCCGTCGCCGTCTTCCGGACGTACGACGACGAGGTCTACGCACTGTCGAACTTCGACCCGTTCGGCAAGGCGTCCGTGCTGTCGCGCGGCATCGTCGGGACCAAGACGGTCGTCGTCGACGGTGTCGAGGAGCAGGTGCCCTTCGTCGCGAGCCCGCTGTTGAAGCAGCCGTTCGACCTCCGGACCGGCATCTGCCTCGACAATGCCGAGGTCTCCGTGCCGACGTACGACGTCCGGGTCATCGACGGGGTTGTCGCTGTGGGGGCACAACGGGGGACAATCGCTACATGA
- a CDS encoding aldo/keto reductase, with protein sequence MTIPTVTLNNGVAMPQVGFGVFQVPNDETEAAVTAALEAGYRSIDTAAVYRNEVGVGRALAKSGIARDELFITTKLWNSDHEQPVEAYEKSLERLSLDHVDLYLIHWPTPERDLYVGAWQGLEKLYADGRARAIGVSNFLPDHLARIVALGGTVPAVNQVEVHPALQQRAVLEADARLGIATEAWSPLAQGAVLADPVVTTIATRVDRTPAQVILRWHVQQGRVVIPKSVTPSRIAENLDLFGFDLTGDDLAAIDGLERDGRVGPNPAEFNGA encoded by the coding sequence ATGACCATCCCCACCGTGACCCTCAACAACGGTGTCGCCATGCCGCAGGTCGGCTTCGGCGTCTTCCAGGTCCCGAACGACGAGACCGAGGCGGCGGTCACCGCAGCCCTCGAGGCCGGCTACCGCAGCATCGACACCGCAGCGGTCTACCGCAACGAGGTCGGCGTCGGCCGCGCCCTTGCCAAGTCCGGCATCGCGCGCGACGAACTCTTCATCACCACGAAGCTCTGGAACTCCGACCACGAGCAGCCGGTCGAGGCCTACGAGAAGAGCCTCGAGCGCCTCAGCCTCGACCACGTCGACCTGTACCTGATCCACTGGCCGACCCCCGAGCGCGACCTGTACGTCGGCGCCTGGCAGGGCCTCGAGAAGTTGTACGCCGACGGGCGGGCCCGTGCGATCGGCGTCTCCAACTTCCTGCCTGATCACCTGGCGCGGATCGTCGCCCTCGGCGGCACCGTGCCGGCGGTCAACCAGGTGGAGGTGCACCCGGCGCTGCAGCAGCGGGCGGTCCTCGAGGCGGACGCCCGCCTCGGCATCGCGACCGAGGCGTGGAGCCCGCTCGCCCAGGGCGCCGTACTCGCGGACCCGGTGGTGACGACCATCGCGACCCGGGTCGACCGCACGCCCGCGCAGGTCATCCTGCGCTGGCACGTCCAGCAGGGTCGCGTGGTGATCCCGAAGTCGGTCACCCCGTCGCGGATCGCCGAGAACCTCGACCTGTTCGGCTTCGACCTCACTGGCGACGACCTCGCCGCGATCGATGGACTGGAGCGGGACGGTCGTGTCGGGCCGAATCCTGCGGAGTTCAACGGCGCCTGA
- a CDS encoding uroporphyrinogen-III synthase, whose translation MTDLPLSGFRIGVTAARRAEEQITLLERRGATVVHAPALSVDPNRIDEVGLLAATKDVLSQPVDIFVATTGIGLKSWFAASERWGLQAELLAHLDKAEILARGPKSVGALRRSGLRELWAPESEAFEDVLGHLRGRDLNGLRIVVQEHGQSLSMAAHALRRLGAEVTTVAVYRVEGADDPEPMFGLIEQIAERRVHAVTFTAAPAIAALMDAAGTTGHRDEVITAFQADVIASCIGPVTAAAFEMWGVPSIYPERFRLAAMVKQLEIELPSRATGTSLEVAGHTLLLHGDDVLLDGVEIKLSPAPYAVLAALLVNPGTVVSRRDLLVSLPSGTAGSEHAVEMAVARLRAAIGTRCIQTVVKRGYRLAVSS comes from the coding sequence ATGACCGACCTGCCGCTCTCCGGATTCCGGATCGGCGTCACCGCCGCCCGGCGCGCCGAGGAGCAGATCACGCTGCTGGAGCGGCGTGGCGCCACGGTGGTGCATGCGCCGGCGCTGTCGGTCGATCCCAACCGGATCGATGAGGTCGGCCTGCTCGCGGCCACCAAGGACGTGCTGTCGCAGCCCGTCGACATCTTCGTGGCGACGACGGGCATCGGCCTGAAGTCGTGGTTCGCCGCGTCCGAGCGCTGGGGTCTGCAGGCTGAGCTTCTGGCCCACCTCGACAAGGCCGAGATCCTCGCGCGCGGCCCGAAGAGCGTCGGCGCCCTGCGCCGCTCCGGCCTGCGCGAGTTGTGGGCACCGGAGTCCGAGGCGTTCGAGGACGTGCTCGGGCATCTGCGCGGCCGGGACCTGAACGGTTTGCGGATCGTGGTGCAGGAGCACGGCCAGTCGCTGTCGATGGCCGCGCACGCGCTGCGGCGCCTCGGCGCCGAGGTCACCACCGTTGCCGTCTACCGCGTCGAGGGCGCGGATGACCCGGAGCCCATGTTCGGCCTGATCGAGCAGATCGCCGAGCGCCGCGTGCACGCCGTCACGTTCACCGCCGCGCCCGCCATCGCTGCGCTGATGGATGCCGCGGGGACGACCGGTCACCGCGACGAGGTGATCACCGCCTTCCAGGCCGACGTGATCGCGTCCTGCATCGGTCCCGTGACCGCCGCCGCCTTCGAGATGTGGGGCGTCCCGTCGATCTATCCCGAGCGGTTCCGCCTCGCGGCGATGGTCAAGCAGCTCGAGATCGAGCTCCCGTCGCGCGCGACCGGCACGTCGCTCGAAGTCGCTGGCCACACGCTGCTGCTGCACGGCGACGACGTGCTCCTCGATGGCGTCGAGATCAAGCTCTCCCCGGCGCCGTACGCCGTCCTGGCGGCGCTCCTGGTCAACCCCGGCACGGTCGTCTCCCGCCGCGACCTCCTGGTCTCCCTGCCGTCGGGCACCGCCGGCTCCGAACACGCCGTCGAGATGGCCGTCGCCCGCCTCCGTGCCGCCATCGGCACCCGCTGCATCCAGACCGTCGTGAAGCGCGGCTACCGCCTGGCGGTGTCGTCGTGA
- a CDS encoding cation acetate symporter has product MDTAAVPGLVAVVLVSLVTLAIGTWGLRFSRTTSDFFVASRTVRPRLNASAIGGEYLSAASFLGIAGLLLIGGAEMLWYPVGWTAGYLVLLVLVAAPLRRSGAYTLPDFAEARLGSRTVRAACSLLVVGVGWLYLLPQFEGAGITLNAAIGAPEWVGPVVVGGVVLANVTSGGMRSITFVQAFQYWLKLTALLIPAAVLLAVWWGDGRPGSSMADGDWSVPVASGGGLGLYTTYSLIIALFLGTMGLPHVVVRFYTNPDGRAARRTTVVVLGFLGLFYLLPPVYAALGRVYGDQLVSSGRSDVLVLELPRVMLEGVGGDVLTGLVTAGAFAAFLSTSSGLAIAVAGVLTQDVTTRMVGDRGGVTAFRVAAVVAVVIPLVLALLVRNVGVAQSVGLAFAVAASTFCPLLVLGIWWRGLTDVGALAGLAAGGLGAGGAAVATLGGYAPGGWAGALLGQPAAWSVPLAVVVMVGVSLATATRAPAHARRFLVRLHTPESLEAG; this is encoded by the coding sequence GTGGACACCGCCGCCGTACCCGGCCTCGTCGCCGTCGTCCTCGTCTCGCTGGTGACCCTGGCGATCGGCACCTGGGGGCTGCGCTTCTCCCGCACCACGAGCGACTTCTTCGTCGCCTCGCGCACGGTGCGACCGCGGCTGAACGCTTCGGCGATCGGCGGTGAGTACCTCTCCGCGGCGTCCTTCCTCGGCATCGCGGGGCTGCTGCTGATCGGCGGCGCCGAGATGCTCTGGTACCCGGTCGGCTGGACCGCCGGCTACCTTGTCCTGCTCGTCCTCGTCGCCGCTCCCCTGCGCCGTTCGGGCGCCTACACGCTGCCGGACTTCGCCGAAGCGCGCCTCGGATCACGCACCGTGCGGGCTGCCTGCTCGCTGCTGGTGGTCGGTGTCGGCTGGCTCTACCTGTTGCCGCAGTTCGAAGGCGCCGGGATCACCCTGAACGCCGCGATCGGCGCCCCGGAGTGGGTCGGACCCGTGGTGGTCGGGGGCGTCGTCCTCGCCAACGTGACGTCGGGCGGGATGCGCTCGATCACCTTCGTCCAGGCCTTCCAGTACTGGCTGAAGTTGACCGCGCTCCTCATCCCCGCGGCCGTGCTGCTCGCCGTCTGGTGGGGCGACGGGCGTCCGGGCAGTTCGATGGCCGACGGCGACTGGTCGGTGCCGGTCGCCAGTGGCGGCGGGCTCGGGCTCTACACGACGTACTCACTGATCATCGCGCTTTTCCTCGGCACCATGGGCCTGCCGCACGTGGTCGTGCGGTTCTACACCAACCCCGACGGCCGCGCAGCGCGTCGTACGACGGTGGTGGTGCTCGGCTTCCTCGGCCTCTTCTACCTGCTGCCGCCGGTCTACGCCGCCCTCGGTCGTGTGTACGGCGACCAGCTGGTCTCGTCGGGCAGGTCGGATGTCCTGGTCCTGGAGTTGCCGCGCGTGATGCTCGAAGGAGTGGGCGGCGACGTCCTGACGGGCCTGGTGACGGCCGGCGCCTTCGCGGCGTTCCTGTCGACCTCGTCCGGGCTGGCCATCGCGGTCGCCGGCGTCCTGACCCAGGACGTGACGACGCGGATGGTCGGCGATCGGGGCGGTGTCACCGCGTTCCGGGTTGCCGCGGTTGTCGCCGTGGTGATCCCGTTGGTGCTGGCGCTGCTGGTGCGCAATGTCGGGGTCGCCCAGTCGGTGGGGCTGGCCTTCGCGGTCGCGGCCTCGACCTTCTGCCCGCTGCTGGTGCTCGGCATCTGGTGGCGCGGCCTGACCGACGTCGGGGCGCTGGCCGGACTCGCGGCGGGTGGCCTCGGCGCCGGCGGTGCGGCCGTGGCCACCCTCGGCGGCTACGCCCCCGGCGGTTGGGCCGGAGCCCTGCTCGGCCAGCCCGCCGCGTGGAGCGTGCCACTCGCGGTCGTCGTCATGGTGGGCGTGTCACTCGCGACCGCAACAAGGGCACCCGCCCACGCCCGCCGCTTCCTGGTCCGCCTGCACACCCCGGAGTCGCTCGAGGCTGGCTGA
- a CDS encoding CbiX/SirB N-terminal domain-containing protein: MPHLVTVAHGTRTPEGNQVAAELTAAAAAQLGWPATTSYVELCSPLFADVVATTAGPTVVVPLLLSTGYHLRKDLPAAVDAAEQPDLVSLGGSLGPDPLLALAQADRLREAGATPGQPVVLIAAGSSDPLATADLEGAANLLAHAWGAPVRLATMSGLGTRPEHVVRHGDAVSPYLLATGHFHRKARHDALAAGASVVADVIGPHRFVVDLVCQRATSMQVAERFSA; the protein is encoded by the coding sequence GTGCCCCATCTGGTCACGGTCGCCCACGGCACCCGGACCCCCGAGGGCAACCAGGTCGCCGCCGAGCTCACCGCCGCCGCAGCCGCTCAGCTCGGCTGGCCCGCCACGACGTCGTACGTCGAACTCTGCTCGCCGTTGTTTGCTGATGTCGTTGCAACGACTGCCGGCCCCACCGTCGTCGTACCGCTCCTGCTGAGCACCGGTTACCACCTGCGCAAGGACCTGCCCGCGGCTGTCGATGCGGCCGAACAGCCCGACCTGGTGAGCCTCGGTGGCAGCCTCGGTCCGGACCCGCTGCTTGCGCTCGCGCAGGCCGACCGACTCCGTGAGGCGGGCGCAACGCCCGGCCAGCCGGTGGTCCTGATTGCGGCCGGCTCCTCGGACCCGCTCGCCACCGCCGACCTCGAAGGCGCGGCGAACCTGCTGGCCCACGCCTGGGGCGCGCCGGTGCGGCTCGCGACGATGTCGGGCCTCGGCACGCGACCCGAACACGTGGTCCGCCATGGCGATGCCGTGTCGCCGTACCTGCTGGCCACGGGCCACTTCCACCGCAAGGCTCGGCACGACGCCCTCGCTGCGGGAGCGAGTGTCGTTGCCGACGTGATCGGCCCACACCGGTTCGTCGTGGACCTGGTCTGCCAGCGCGCGACGTCGATGCAGGTCGCCGAGCGCTTCTCCGCCTGA
- a CDS encoding histidine kinase, whose product MRNAGWWRRGHLGSDADRAAFRALHQASLAAPPLQEGLTTASAERAVKHLRNLLGTPAMAITDTESVLAWDGVGNHHLDQAAVVGLLTIERGSTRTVDRSQLGCTTNGCPVRSGVASPLIVEGRVLGTVQAFAPSTTAGLVRATEEVAQWVSGQLELAELDAHRNRMIEAEIRALRAQISPHFVYNSLNAIASFVRTDPDRARDLLVEFADFTRYSFRRHGEFTTLAEELRSIERYLLLEQARFGDRLQVTLNVAPEVLPVVVPFLCIQPLVENAVRHGLEGVEQAGHLTINAHDRGHEAVIEVEDNGVGEDPEKVRRALAGDEALDSIGLGNVDARLRATFGDDYGLVVETAPGAGTKVIVRVPKFAPGVTATPPAERA is encoded by the coding sequence ATGCGGAACGCGGGGTGGTGGAGGCGGGGCCATCTGGGCAGTGACGCGGACCGCGCGGCGTTCCGGGCCCTGCACCAGGCGTCGCTGGCCGCACCCCCACTGCAGGAGGGGCTGACGACGGCGAGTGCCGAGCGCGCGGTGAAGCACCTGCGGAACCTGCTCGGTACGCCGGCGATGGCGATCACCGACACCGAGTCGGTGCTGGCGTGGGACGGGGTCGGCAACCACCACCTCGACCAGGCGGCCGTGGTCGGGCTGCTGACCATCGAGCGGGGCAGCACCCGCACCGTCGATCGCAGCCAGCTCGGGTGCACCACCAACGGCTGCCCGGTCCGCTCAGGCGTGGCGAGTCCGCTGATCGTCGAAGGCCGCGTGCTCGGCACGGTGCAGGCGTTCGCGCCGAGCACGACCGCCGGGCTGGTGCGGGCCACCGAGGAGGTGGCGCAGTGGGTGTCGGGGCAGCTCGAGCTCGCCGAACTCGACGCCCACCGGAACCGGATGATCGAGGCCGAGATCCGGGCCCTGCGCGCCCAGATCAGCCCGCACTTCGTCTACAACTCCCTCAACGCGATCGCCAGCTTCGTCCGCACCGACCCCGACCGGGCCCGCGACCTGCTGGTCGAGTTCGCCGACTTCACGCGGTACTCCTTCCGGCGGCACGGCGAGTTCACGACGCTCGCCGAGGAACTGCGTTCCATCGAGCGCTACCTCCTGCTCGAACAGGCGCGCTTCGGCGACCGGCTCCAGGTCACGCTCAACGTCGCGCCCGAGGTGCTTCCGGTCGTCGTACCGTTCCTCTGCATCCAGCCGCTCGTCGAGAACGCCGTACGCCACGGCCTGGAAGGCGTGGAGCAGGCGGGGCACCTCACGATCAACGCCCACGACCGCGGGCACGAGGCGGTCATCGAGGTCGAGGACAACGGGGTCGGCGAGGACCCGGAGAAGGTACGACGCGCGCTCGCCGGCGACGAGGCGCTCGACTCGATCGGCCTGGGCAACGTCGACGCACGGCTGCGGGCGACCTTCGGTGACGACTACGGTCTGGTCGTGGAGACCGCACCCGGCGCCGGCACCAAGGTGATCGTGCGCGTCCCGAAGTTCGCACCGGGTGTCACCGCCACCCCGCCGGCGGAACGGGCATGA
- a CDS encoding MFS transporter gives MPVALLALAMGGFGIGLTEFVIMGLLPEVSADFAVSETTAGYLISGYALAVAVGAVGLTLAMTRVPRKQALLGLMILFILGNLISAVAPDYTTMMIGRIVAALCHGAFFGIGSVVAAQLVAPDRKARAIAFMFGGLTLANVLGVPLGTLLGQAAGWRSTFWAITAIGVVAFVGIAALVPAHTGRGEAAPAGIRSELSAFASPQVWFSIAVTVLGYGGMFGGFTYIAFTLTEVSGFSSGAVPLLLVLFGVGLFIGNLVGGRAADRNLVRTLVVLLAALTAVLAGFALVAGSQPLTVVALLLMGAVGFGTVPALQMRVMAYADRAPTLASGANIAAFNVGNALGAWIGGLTLAAGLGYTSPLWAGAGVTALGLVVLLVAVRAPGGERRTAVEPVLVPA, from the coding sequence ATGCCTGTCGCACTGCTCGCCCTCGCCATGGGCGGTTTCGGGATCGGCCTGACGGAGTTCGTGATCATGGGCCTGCTGCCCGAGGTCTCGGCGGACTTCGCGGTGTCCGAGACGACCGCCGGCTACCTCATCTCGGGCTACGCGCTCGCCGTCGCCGTCGGCGCGGTCGGACTGACCCTCGCGATGACGCGGGTTCCCCGGAAGCAGGCCCTGCTGGGACTGATGATCCTGTTCATCCTCGGCAACCTGATCTCCGCCGTCGCTCCGGACTACACGACGATGATGATCGGCCGGATCGTCGCAGCGCTGTGCCACGGCGCGTTCTTCGGCATCGGGTCGGTCGTGGCCGCACAACTGGTGGCCCCGGACCGCAAGGCCCGCGCCATCGCGTTCATGTTCGGCGGACTGACCCTCGCCAACGTCCTCGGCGTCCCCCTCGGCACCCTGCTCGGCCAGGCCGCCGGCTGGCGCTCCACCTTCTGGGCGATCACCGCGATCGGCGTCGTCGCGTTCGTCGGCATCGCCGCGCTCGTGCCCGCCCACACCGGGCGTGGCGAAGCCGCCCCGGCAGGCATCCGGTCCGAACTGAGCGCCTTCGCGAGTCCGCAGGTCTGGTTCTCGATCGCCGTCACCGTGCTCGGGTACGGCGGCATGTTCGGCGGATTCACCTACATCGCGTTCACCCTCACCGAGGTCAGCGGCTTCTCGTCGGGCGCGGTGCCGCTGCTGCTCGTCCTCTTCGGGGTCGGTCTGTTCATCGGCAACCTCGTCGGCGGTCGCGCGGCCGACCGCAACCTGGTCCGCACGCTCGTCGTACTCCTCGCTGCCCTCACCGCCGTCCTCGCCGGTTTCGCCCTCGTCGCCGGAAGTCAGCCGCTGACCGTGGTCGCCCTGCTCCTGATGGGCGCCGTCGGTTTCGGCACGGTGCCCGCGCTCCAGATGCGGGTCATGGCGTACGCCGACCGCGCACCCACGCTCGCATCCGGAGCCAATATCGCCGCCTTCAACGTCGGCAACGCCCTCGGTGCCTGGATCGGCGGCCTGACGCTCGCCGCAGGTCTGGGCTACACGTCGCCGCTGTGGGCCGGTGCCGGGGTGACCGCCCTCGGGCTGGTCGTGCTGCTGGTCGCCGTCCGCGCGCCCGGTGGCGAGCGTCGTACCGCGGTCGAGCCTGTCCTCGTTCCCGCCTGA
- the nirB gene encoding nitrite reductase large subunit NirB: protein MAPHLRKQLVVVGHGMVGHRFVQAAIERGLTETYDIIVLGEEPRPAYDRVALTSFFEVGAQALSYLPEGVYDDPRVSLHLESEVVAMDATAQTVTLANGTAFAYDELVLATGAAPFVPPVPGKDLGNVFVYRTIEDLEAIREASKTAKAGAVIGGGLLGLEAANALHQLGVKTHVVEMAPRLMAVQIDEAGGATLKRHVEDLGLSIHTGVMTELIDGDADGNVSGIKFKDADTLPLDIVIFSAGIRPRDLIAREAGLDIAERGGVLVNEDCRTSDEHVWAIGECAAPGGRMYGLVAPGYSMAEVVVDQLLGGEGQFLGADMSTKLKLLGVDVASFGDAFATTEDALELVFADAVAGIYKKLVVAENATGGYELLGGILVGDASAYGSLRPMVGSGMELPANPEELILPAGRGGGIDLGLPDTAQICSCNNVTKGDIVAAVSDEATLNDGGPCSDAGCVTKCTKAGSTCGSCKTVVKKIVEDHFAATGKVVDKSLCEHFAMTRQELFDVVAVHGYNRFDDIIEGHGRGRGCDICKPAVASVLASLLNHHVLDSSNVTLQDTNDAYLANLQKNGTYSVVPRIPGGEITPDKLIVIGQVAKEFGLYTKITGGQRIDLFGARMEDLPAIWKQLVDAGMESGHAYGKSLRTVKSCVGSTWCRYGVQDSVGLAIELELRYRGLRSPHKLKGGVSGCARECAEARGKDFGVIATEKGWNLYVGGNGGAIPAHAQLLAGDLDTATLIKYLDRFLMYYIRTADRLQRTAPWMDAIGGLERVREVVVDDALGLGVELEDAMSKHVDSYFDEWKATIEDPAKLARFVSFVNAPGTPDPNITFREERGQIQAELTDGPVSLGSTIPVGAP from the coding sequence ATGGCACCGCACCTCAGGAAGCAACTTGTCGTCGTCGGCCACGGCATGGTCGGCCACCGATTCGTGCAGGCCGCGATCGAGCGTGGGCTCACCGAGACCTACGACATCATCGTGCTGGGCGAGGAGCCGCGGCCGGCGTACGACCGCGTTGCCCTGACCTCCTTCTTCGAGGTCGGCGCCCAGGCGCTGTCCTACCTCCCCGAGGGCGTGTACGACGACCCGCGGGTCTCGTTGCACCTCGAGTCCGAGGTCGTGGCGATGGACGCCACCGCGCAGACCGTGACCCTCGCCAACGGCACGGCCTTCGCCTATGACGAGCTGGTGCTCGCCACGGGTGCCGCGCCGTTCGTCCCGCCGGTGCCCGGCAAGGACCTCGGCAACGTGTTCGTCTACCGGACCATCGAGGACCTCGAGGCGATCCGCGAGGCGAGCAAGACCGCCAAGGCCGGTGCTGTCATCGGTGGTGGCCTGCTCGGGCTGGAGGCCGCCAACGCGCTGCACCAGCTCGGCGTGAAGACGCACGTCGTCGAGATGGCGCCGCGCCTGATGGCCGTCCAGATCGACGAGGCGGGCGGTGCCACGCTCAAGCGCCACGTCGAGGACCTCGGCCTCTCCATCCACACCGGAGTGATGACCGAGCTGATCGATGGTGATGCAGACGGCAACGTCAGCGGCATCAAGTTCAAGGACGCGGACACCCTTCCCCTCGACATCGTCATCTTCTCCGCCGGTATCCGTCCGCGTGACCTGATCGCCCGCGAGGCCGGCCTCGACATCGCCGAGCGTGGCGGCGTCCTGGTCAACGAGGACTGCCGCACCTCCGACGAGCACGTCTGGGCGATCGGCGAGTGCGCCGCCCCCGGTGGCCGGATGTACGGCCTGGTCGCTCCCGGCTACTCGATGGCCGAGGTCGTTGTCGACCAACTGCTCGGTGGCGAGGGCCAGTTCCTCGGCGCCGACATGTCGACCAAGCTCAAGCTCCTCGGTGTGGACGTCGCGTCCTTCGGTGACGCGTTCGCCACGACGGAGGACGCCCTCGAGCTGGTCTTCGCCGACGCGGTGGCCGGCATCTACAAGAAGCTCGTCGTGGCCGAGAACGCCACCGGCGGTTACGAGCTGCTCGGCGGCATCCTGGTCGGCGACGCGTCGGCCTACGGCTCGCTGCGTCCGATGGTCGGCAGCGGCATGGAGCTCCCGGCCAACCCGGAGGAGCTGATCCTCCCGGCCGGTCGCGGCGGCGGCATTGACCTGGGCCTGCCGGACACCGCGCAGATCTGCTCGTGCAACAACGTCACCAAGGGCGACATCGTGGCGGCCGTCTCCGACGAGGCGACGCTCAACGACGGCGGTCCGTGCAGTGACGCGGGTTGTGTCACCAAGTGCACGAAGGCCGGATCCACCTGCGGGTCCTGCAAGACGGTCGTGAAGAAGATCGTCGAGGACCACTTCGCCGCCACCGGCAAGGTCGTCGACAAGTCGCTGTGTGAGCACTTCGCGATGACCCGCCAGGAGCTCTTCGACGTCGTCGCGGTCCACGGCTACAACCGGTTCGACGACATCATCGAGGGCCACGGTCGGGGGCGCGGGTGTGACATCTGCAAGCCTGCCGTCGCTTCCGTCCTCGCGAGCCTGCTCAACCACCACGTCCTCGACAGCAGCAACGTCACGCTGCAGGACACCAACGACGCCTATCTCGCCAACCTGCAGAAGAACGGCACCTACTCCGTCGTTCCGCGCATCCCCGGCGGCGAGATCACCCCGGACAAGCTGATCGTGATCGGTCAGGTCGCCAAGGAGTTCGGTCTCTACACGAAGATCACCGGTGGCCAGCGGATCGACCTGTTCGGCGCCCGGATGGAGGACCTGCCGGCGATCTGGAAGCAGCTGGTCGACGCCGGCATGGAGTCCGGCCACGCCTACGGCAAGTCCCTGCGCACGGTGAAGTCCTGCGTCGGTTCGACCTGGTGTCGTTACGGCGTGCAGGACTCGGTCGGCCTGGCCATCGAGCTCGAGCTGCGCTACCGCGGCCTGCGTTCGCCCCACAAGCTCAAGGGTGGAGTTTCCGGTTGCGCCCGTGAGTGCGCCGAGGCCCGCGGCAAGGACTTCGGTGTCATCGCGACGGAGAAGGGCTGGAACCTCTACGTCGGCGGCAACGGCGGCGCGATCCCCGCGCACGCCCAGCTGCTCGCGGGAGACCTGGACACCGCGACCCTGATCAAGTACCTCGACCGGTTCCTCATGTACTACATCCGCACGGCCGACCGCCTCCAGCGCACGGCCCCCTGGATGGACGCCATCGGTGGCCTGGAGCGGGTCCGCGAGGTCGTCGTCGACGACGCGCTGGGCCTCGGCGTCGAGCTCGAGGACGCCATGTCGAAGCACGTCGACTCGTACTTCGACGAGTGGAAGGCGACCATCGAGGACCCGGCAAAGCTCGCCCGGTTCGTGTCCTTCGTCAACGCGCCCGGTACGCCCGACCCCAACATCACCTTCCGTGAGGAGCGCGGCCAGATCCAGGCCGAGCTCACCGACGGCCCGGTGTCGCTGGGCAGCACGATTCCTGTGGGAGCCCCGTGA
- a CDS encoding MarR family transcriptional regulator, giving the protein MGIADDAVEIRSHGWRTLAAVHGLIEAALEKALQREHDLSVVEFTVLDALSRQDGWHMRMQQLARAAALSASATTRLVTRLENRGLLTRILCADDRRGIYTELTPAGRALLKKARPLHDEVLRTTLDEAEGIPELATLARFVGSVAAE; this is encoded by the coding sequence ATGGGAATCGCCGACGACGCCGTCGAGATCCGGTCGCACGGCTGGCGCACACTGGCCGCCGTCCACGGCCTGATCGAGGCCGCCCTCGAGAAGGCCCTGCAGCGCGAGCACGACCTGTCCGTCGTGGAGTTCACCGTGCTCGACGCGCTGAGCCGCCAGGACGGGTGGCACATGCGGATGCAGCAACTCGCACGCGCCGCAGCGTTGTCGGCCTCCGCGACGACGCGACTGGTCACCCGCCTGGAGAACCGAGGGCTGCTCACCCGGATCCTCTGCGCCGACGACCGGCGCGGCATCTACACCGAGCTCACGCCGGCAGGTCGGGCACTGCTGAAGAAGGCGCGGCCCCTGCATGACGAGGTGCTGCGCACAACCCTCGACGAGGCCGAGGGCATCCCCGAACTCGCGACGCTCGCCCGCTTCGTCGGCTCGGTCGCGGCGGAGTAA
- a CDS encoding LytTR family DNA-binding domain-containing protein produces MSGLRVLVVDDEKPALDELTFLLESDPRVGEVVACQSATDGLRTLREQEVDCVFLDIQMPGLTGLEFAEVLRRFKQPPPIVFVTAHEQHAVEAFDLRAVDYVLKPVRPERLAEAVRRVLADTAAPAPVADTQIAVERGGVTRFIDRRDITHVEAQGDYARLHTKAGENYLVRVPLTTLAEDWAESGFHRIHRSLLVALAHVTEVRSDSGRTSVMVGTTELPVSRRHTRGLRDVLVRRARAGG; encoded by the coding sequence ATGAGCGGCCTCCGCGTGCTCGTGGTCGACGACGAGAAGCCCGCCCTCGACGAACTCACCTTCCTGCTCGAGTCCGACCCTCGTGTCGGCGAAGTGGTCGCCTGCCAGTCCGCGACCGACGGCCTGCGCACCCTGCGCGAGCAGGAGGTCGACTGCGTCTTCCTCGACATCCAGATGCCCGGACTCACCGGCCTCGAGTTCGCCGAGGTGCTCCGCCGGTTCAAGCAGCCGCCGCCGATCGTGTTCGTCACCGCGCACGAGCAGCACGCGGTCGAGGCGTTCGACCTGCGCGCGGTCGACTACGTCCTGAAGCCGGTGCGTCCCGAGCGCCTCGCGGAGGCGGTACGACGAGTGCTGGCCGACACCGCGGCCCCGGCACCCGTCGCCGACACCCAGATTGCTGTCGAGCGCGGCGGCGTCACCCGCTTCATCGACCGCCGCGACATCACCCACGTCGAGGCGCAGGGCGACTACGCGCGGCTCCACACCAAGGCCGGCGAGAACTACCTCGTGCGGGTTCCCCTGACGACGCTCGCCGAGGACTGGGCCGAGTCCGGCTTCCACCGGATCCACCGTTCCCTGCTGGTCGCACTGGCGCACGTGACCGAGGTGCGGTCGGACAGCGGCAGGACGTCGGTGATGGTCGGCACGACCGAGTTGCCCGTCAGCCGCCGGCACACCCGGGGCCTGCGCGACGTCCTGGTCCGCCGGGCCCGGGCAGGCGGCTGA